The sequence TCTATTACTACTAAAGAAATTCTCCAATGGATCTTGATTCAAATTTCTAGTTAGTAAATTGCAGATATTGtggtattgatttaaaaaatgccACAATTCTTTAAATACTTTGATGTTATGGATCCACTTTTGGATTGAAAGAATTGATTTGTGTTTAATAtttactacattattttttataacaccTGATTTGAATTTAATAGACTCTAATATAGGCAGTAAATCATgccataaattaaaatgaggaGAATTTCTTTTTAAgcagtttttgtattgttttggaGAATTTTGATAAGAATGACAATTAAATGAATCAAATAATttgtcaaattataatttgagctCCTCTAAAATTCTGAAAAGAAAAGTGTataattcaaaatcaaatatACTTGACAAACTATTCAAATATGGGTTTTAGTCatgaataattttatgttcAGTATTAgagtagtttattaaaaaatacagatATTGGCACCTACTTCTGTATGATACACTTTCAATTTTTGTCATATTATTCATACTTGAAGTCGGCACAATTCCACTCAACAACTGTGGCTGATCAATTTCGATGTGAGCTGCATAATTTTGGTctgaaatatttacaaacaaataaattaatattgttataagtCTATTTGATGGTAGTATGAAGCACTTTTCAAAATGTCTGTTGCAAAGGCGAATgttgttatacatatatttttcactGTTTTCCTGAGATTCTGCACTTAGTACAGATTTCCATTTATTAAATCTCTCAATTTGTtctattatcaaactttgtggATTCGCAAATGCATGGAAGGGACCTTCAAATacgtaaaattaagaaaatatgtttttagtAGCTAGTCTTTaattgatcattccaaaaagTTAGTTCCGagcccacttgacaataagcatataatacgctgcgttgcaaaacataaatgctgccacccactcgAGACGATTATCTTAGATGTTATTGGGTGTTAATACGAGACTTAATAACGACTGTTTCGATCGAaacttaacataataatatgatagctTGGCAACAGAAATAGGAAagaccattagttggtgctatttcattcaaataaataattaataatatttctgttAACAAATGATATAGCGGGAAAATAGTGCAAACTCACCGTTACCAAGGCATccgaaataaaatttcattctcgatcttcgaggcatgctgactattaataataaactttctgtaagTAATGAAAACAATATACACAGGCATACGAAACTATAACGAAgaaaaagtattggagccaagttatgtctaaagagaattcgAAACAGTTTCTTAATGCCTAATCGTctaatattttcacaaactaAAAGTTGCTCCAAATTGATACTAAATCGTAAAATAGCTCACAAACCGAGACCAAaccaaaaacgatttaaaaaattaaagcgtCAGATACGCCATTTTGAAAACTACAAACTACTACAAAGTTGCCAATCCaaagtaaaatatttctaaaatttggtTTTAGTAGCAGTTTATTTCCATGATACTGTTTATTTTCCTAACAGAAATATCATTTAATGTAACATAAGACATTTAATGTAACaggatttttgttaaaaataaaaaatattgataagtaCGGTTTATGTttctaacatatattttttttgtttctgaaaTAATTCCAACTTCTACCAAcgatagcattttttattgagtcagaactcgtatctgccatctagtgagtttattagatcattaatgcctaaacgttacaaaaatgacgtcgccacaggagtaagatgacgctagttgtatgttattttccttggtatgggagttgcacccccctgggCGTAACCTGCATTGACGAGAAGAGTGACCTTTGCGCAGACAGTTGAAGCACAGCTTCAACCGCACCACATCGGCGATACGCTCGTCAACCGGCTTTCCAAGGAACGAATCACAGTCGTACAGGCGATGGCTGCCGTTGCACAGAACACACGCCACAGAAGAAGACGCAGACGAGGCTGAAATTGCAAAGGATTTTGCATGAGACCTTTCAAATTTATGAAAAGATGAATTTGTTTCTCCTTTAAAAGTATTGGCTTGTCGTTCGGGCTTATTATTATGACGTATGGATTCTAGAACATCCGAACGGCCTTTTAAAAACTGAAAGAAGTCATTTAAGGAGGGACTTTcactaaaagtatttttaaattcttctgtagtgtgcagctcacctaaccttatatttgtaactgcacacactaaattacaaCAGTATTAcatgaattgtcgacttgaacagttctcttttatttcacctacaacactccaatacatggcgacccttagccagcagttaaaattttacaacatacataaattacgagagtagctgaataaattatgaacaaatacaattatgaagaatagaagtttGTGAAGACGAAAAGAGGAAAGAAGATTTTCAAATTACAGAAGATTGATTTAGATAAAGCGATGAAAACAATATCGACGGCGGAAAGCGAAAACGTCGTCATTCACAAAAACGGAAATATTCACCAGAGCCAAAAAACTTTTAcactttttttcaaaaaatcatAACTACCGTGTTTTTTAAGTTAGACTCCAGATTTTTGGATATTAggcttgttatttttttttttataatgttctAACTCCAAAACTTATTCTAACAATTATTTGCCAAAATTTTGTTGACTACGACTTTTTGAACTATATTTACAGAATGTTAAAACGCTGTAATTGCACTATAGAGCTGTATGGAGTTGggttaaatgcattttttaagGAAAGCGAAAACGCGGTAAGCAGCGGTACTTGAACTAAGGCTGCCAAACTATACGTTGTGAACGTGGTTATTCAATGAAATTAATCTCTTAGATATGGTGTAAACTAAAATAACAGCCGATTCAGGACACGACAAATGTTAACtacacgtaaaaaaaaaaaaaatttgacagaATATTAAAACGTAgagttcaataaataatttacactacaatttatatttgaaatatttattgacaaaaaacataataagcttaaaaattgttaaaaacatttataaataagtagTTTACTTAATTAACTTAATTGTCTTTAAATGTAACAGGTCTCATATTATTTTTACCAACACTATTAAAAATACTCTCATAAAATCTATAATATTTGTACCAGTACAGtaagcatttaaataaaaaaatattggtacaTCTATAACAAAAGTAATTATGTATATGAAATAATGAGCTTAAAACTAAATGACAAACTTAACTATcctcaaaacatatttaatcaTCTTCCTCATCAGTGTCAGGTAAACAGTCAATAACTTTTGTACTGGTTTTTAAGCTCAAGTATTCTTTTGCGAATCTTTCCGGAATCAAATTTTTATCAATCATTTTCTTTaaatctgtatattttttttgcgaaatTGGCAATTTTGAAGtatacaaattttgttttggAATGACATTATTCAAAGGACCTAATTGAATCTCTGTAGCTTCTGTACCTGGTAACATTGATGTTTTAACAAACATTTTGTTAGCATGTTTTTTATGAAAAGTAACGGTACATATTTTCGAAATATTGATGGTTTGATTCTTTTTGTAAGTACGTTCTACAATATTTTCAAATCCCAAAAAGTCTTTACCAGTCATTACATTCACAACGTATGGCTCTGGATTTTTTCTAGCTAACTCCATAATGGTTGGCCATTGTGACGGTGCCCAGACTATTGTTTTCTTTAGTGAATTTTCTATGGTAGCATGCATGCTATCAACAGGCATATATGTATGTCCTGgaatcaaataatttatttgaatattgttgATATTCTCACAAATCGTTAATGCATATCGCAACATAGCtagaatacttttatttttattttgtccaaAACAGGAGTCGCAGTACAGTATCACTTGCTTCACATATCCGCGTTTGTCGACATCTTTTAGGTACGCTAGCAAACATGTTGCTATTTCATTAGCCCCCCTTTTAGCGTCAGCTTCTGTCCAGGTATTACAAATTCCAAGTTGTGTATTGCTTTCGTAAATTGTGAGGTTATAAACTGAAAATTTTCGTGTGTAATAGAGTAGCATGCTTTCACCGTGAGGGGTGTTCAAAACTTTCTGAAGATCGAAGCTGGCACATACCGTTCCGTTGTCTATTTTATTCAGTTTCTGGTGAAATACGAATCTTTTATATGATTCTTCTTTTTCCTCTTGgtgtttcataattatattcattTCTTCTTCAGTTTTACAATCGTAGCTTTTAGCAGAAATGCACAAGACACATTTATCTTTTTTAGGGATATGAAACCcaatgttaaaatatttatgaaaccaAGCAGAAAATACTTTAAACGACATTGTTTTCTTGTTGGGGAAATGGGCTTGATACACGCGATGCAAATtcgtaatgtttttaaattctcCTGGTAGATATAATTTCGTTGAGTCTCTCCGACAATAATGAGATGGCAAAAGAGGTAAACTAAGAATGAAGTCTTTGGCTTCTTCAATTATGACTTCAGATGTTTTATTTCGACCCCCGCCGATTTTTCCACGACAATCTTCTTTTGCAAAACCATCAGTCATTGTAACAAGCGTATAAAGAATAAATCTTTGTGTTATGTCTAATGTAGAAATTAGAAATTGTTGACATACTCTGCGTCTACCTTCGCcatcatttataaaatattaatatctcTGAGATTTACTGGACGAAGTATTCTTTGTAGGTCTTTTAATCGCCTTTCTTATAGCACACTGGGCTATCCAGTCTTTTCTTCTTTGGTAGCTATTCAAACCCCAAAAATGCGTAAAGAGACTATTGCGACGCTCTTTGGAAATctctttacaattatttatgcAGTTAGTTTTAGCACATGGATTGGGTTTTACATGTTTCTTTTCAATTATCTCGCCTTTTGTATTGAAATATTCTTCGCCTTTATTTTTTCTGTAacgattttcttttttgacGTGTGCTTTACATTTACTTTTTTCTACTTGAAGTTGGTGTTCTTTTTCTACATCTAGGATTTCTTGATGCTCTTTCATTGCCAgtttcttacttttttttaatttctttttcgtTTTATTCTTATCTGAAAGTAAAttgcataaaaatattataaaatgcttTCTAATCAACAAGGTTAGCACATTAgtaggtatatttatataataatgtgtTAAACCTTGTAGATAATTATTAtgtcaaattatattttattaggtaCCTTTTTTGGAATAGTTACATTCAGAATCACTTGAAGAAGCTGTTTCTTCACTGAGCTCTACATTCGATTCTTCCGATGGAAAAGCTTCGTTCAGCAACATGATATCAGGATCATCCTCAGCTACAAAATCAATataagatttattaaaattgagttTCCTTCTTGACCTTCTACTAATActttcttttttcattatttttccagTTGGTGCTGGTGTGGTTGATTTTCGGtaattttttcctttattaattttagttacAGTTTGAGCAGATTCTGAATTAATGAAGGATTCTATTTTATCGGCATTAGCATCATTTAATATAGCCCCCTTCGTTTTGTTAGCTGGTAATTTGTTATGGTTGTTGTCCTTGAAATCCTTTTCGaaattttcttctttatttGAAAGCTGCCAATCCAATGTTGCATTCTTATTTTCActactttttttactttcaacgCATACCTCAGCTGTGAACACATTAAGTGCTATATTGCTATCGTCGCAAGTATTTAAAGAaattgtttctttatttttgttgctgATAATCTCTTGTTCTTGATTATCAATGCAGTGTTCAaagttaaaattgtttgtgtCCGATGTAATACACCCTTGAATCACATCAATGTTAATGTCATCCTTGTCTTGgctttcatttaattttggagatatttctttaaaaaattcaGCCGTGGCTTCTAAATAGTCTTTTGGAATTCTAAATGTAGGTGTCAAATTTTCTAAAACGTCTTTGGGTCTATGGTCAGGAGTTCTGACAATATCTTGATTATCTGATGTACTTTTAAGCTCATCTGGTTCTCCGTCTTCATTGTTATTCATGTTGTCTAGACTACGCATAAGTACTAACTTTCCATCTATTTTCCTATATACATCTTGTTGAAGGATTTGGACTTTTGACTTTTTTGGAGGGTTTTGAGGAAAACAATCACCTCTCAGCTTGTCACGCCATATTCTTCGTTTGTCCGCCatctaaataaaagtaattttagcaaaacttagatagatagataaatagatagaaACACTTTATTGCCAAAAACTAATTCTACAGATTATTAAAGGATTAGGAACTAATCATTGTTTAGAAGTGTCCTATggagtgaaaaataaaatagcttgtATATGTCGTCCTTATCATAATGAACTTTaagtttgtttatattttacgtAAAAATTAACGTGAAtacaaaagtatttaaaatcgGTATCAGTTTATATAGAAATAGACGCTAGGTAGGTATCTACATGAAAAACTTATATAGTATACATTCATACAATCTTATTCACTCACTAAAGTGAACCtgtgtcataaaaatattagtaatattaatatttttattatcgtaATACATTAACAGCATCGTACTCATACTACCAGTATTGCAATTATTCTTACTCCCATAATACGTAGTATTTATTAGAACGACATACGAGAATGAGTACCTATTTAGCAAAATATTAGCATCCTACTATGCATTACAGGAAAAAAtgcgaatataataatatagtacttACTTTAGTTTTACGTAATCACACCcactatttgaaattataaaatcacTTACAACATTTACCGCCACTCGCTTAGGCTGCTCGATGTCTACTGAGCGGCGACGCGATCATCAAATAACACCGCTTCGCCTTCGATCAAACGGCGGTAAATCGATGAAGTTTTAAATCTGCATCACTATAAAAATGGTGTTTAACTgtatatttactttaaataagacaacgtaaatgtcgtaaGTTCAATAGTAAGAAGACTCGATCCTTATACCACTACCCGCTAAAACGTAGTTAGTGcgcgataaataaaaacacgagcGAATAAAACGCGGTAGTCCGCACTGGAGCCAGCATTACTGATGGCGTCATCAACATGCATCCTTTTATACGGAAAACAAATTGTTGTAATCGACGTAGTATAAGTTATTACTTGTTTTTTCTGTAATTTACAGCCTTTTTGAATGCAGACATATAAGTTAAAACctattttttcaaaatgttaatttataacCTATTCATCGTAGAATTACATAACCCGGACCATatgaagcagtttttttttctgattcgaatagtgcaataataaaaaaaatcagaaattgTAGACTACGACCTTTTCGCTTTCCGCCGTCGATATAAGAACACAGAAAAGGGTGTTGCTGCCGGGAGCCGGGAGAATGCTCAAGCCTTATGATGAGAGGATATGCAGGGCGCCGGGAGATAAATTGTACGGGTCCGAGGTGGAGCAGCTAGGAGTCAGTTCGAGTCCAATGCTGAGGAGTTCATTCACCCATGCTACGTAAGACGTCATGACCTACTTACACGTTGACAGTAAATACGTGCTTACTGCAATGTAAGTTTTTGCTctgatattgtatttttttttacgttattttaatgttctgtattatatgttattattaagttcatgcgGAATTTCTTTATATTCAGTTTAAAGAAATTATGTCACAACAATTGCAAGATTTACATGctaatttagaatatttaagAGAATATATAGTAAAACTTGGTCCAAATAGGCGTACAGAGGATTTAGGTTTTAAAAAACTAGAGGAAGCTCAAAAAGAATATAGTAAATTGGAGTGTATTTTGACTCagttgaatcaagaaattcaggatcagaaattagataaaaaatCTTGTGAGATTTTCCAAACATTAATTGATGAGATACGgcataattttaagaaaataaagagTTTATTTTCTTTGAGAGATAGTAGTAGTCAAACTAGTTCTAAAGATTTGATAGAATATTCTGATTGTGCTACAAAAATGTCAGACTCATTTGATATTAAAACTGCAATTTCCCTGTTGCCGGTAATGAATGGCCAGGAGCAGGTGACAAATCAACTTATCGATGGTATTCTTCTTTATAGTTCGCTCATCAATGATGAcagtaaaactaaattaatagaTTTCGTATTAAAAACACGTCTCTCACCTAGTGCAAAACTGCGCCTTAAAGCTAAGTATACTGACATCGAAAGTTTGGTAGGAGATATTCGCATTTATTTGTTACCGAAAAAATCGGCTGTAGCATTACAAACCCAATTATTTAGAGTTACTCAAGGTCGTAGGACTATAGAAAAATTTGGTTCTGAGATTGAGGAGTTGTTCGTAAATCTCACGATTGCTCAGGCTAACGAGAAGCGCGATGCATATGAGGTATTGCGTCCTCTCAACGAGAAGACTGCAATTAAAAGGTTTAGCGATGGTTTGGCCGACAGACGGCTCAGCACCATCATTGCCTCGCGACAATTTGCGTCCTTATCTGAAGCTATTACAGCTGCTGTAGACGAGCAATCTATGTCATTCCACCCACAAGAGCAGGTTATGCAATTTAGAACTAACCAAAATGTTAAACGCGGAAACTACAGAGGTTTCCGAGGCCGAGGAAACagcaatttttataacaataagacaaattataatcgtaactataattgttatgaaaatagtacAGGTCAACGAACTTCACATATCGTAAATCGAGGTAAACACTCAGGCGATCAACGCCAGCGTCAGCATTTTCGCGGCCGGCCGATAAATAATCAGCGTGTACAGCATAATACGCAAGAGTCCAATGTCCAAGACAACTTGCGCAacgataacgcaaataattatgacaacttagagttttttcgtacctaagcaGTGCACTTATTCGATTTTTtgttatagtaatttttgtgtaattaagtgtcaacttaaaaatagtaatatcgatcttaatttattaatcgatagtgcagctagtttagtagaatttattgaatttagtaaaacatgataagataattataaaaggaattagtggtaatttagagtctatgggatatatttatttaaatattgtaattgatCATGTGAATTTTCATCAGAAATTCTACATTTTTGAGCATTTATCTTGCGCCGCAGAAGGTATACTAGGTCAGGATTTTTTCGAGCGATATAACGCGgtattaaattacaaagatgGTACAGTGACTTTAGAATCCCAAAACGAGTCTGTTAgtgttaatgttaataaaagtaCGTTTACAATTCCACCCCGTTGCGAAGTCATCAAATACATCCCGACGCCACAAAACTGTGATTGCGTCATTTTGTCAAAGGAAATTTATAAAGGCGTGTACACAGCAGGTGTAATATCGAAGCCACATAATGGACTTATTCCTGTTAGGATATTGAATACAACGGATAGTTCGGTTAATGTAAACACTTCAGAATTAACTATTAGTTGTCtagataaattttatgtttgtaaGTTTGATGACGATTGTTTGTCGGTTGATAGAGTTAGAACTTTGCTCACTACTTTGCAACTACAAACATATCTGAATAAAGAGGAGCAAAGAAGCATTGAGAACATATGTGCCAAGTATGCAGATGTTTTTCACTTACCAGGCGATACGCTCACAACAACTAATTTAATAGAGCATTCAATCCAACTTAAGGAAAACGCGTCTCCATCATATGTCAAGCCTTATCGATTGCCAAAAGCATTGAAAGGCGAGGTACAAAAACAAATAGATGAGAtgattaaaaatgatattatagagGAATCTATTTCAGAGTGGTCAAGTCCTATTTTATTAGTACCTAAAAAGACAGATAGGACAGGAGAAAGGAAATgctccgaggataccgcaccgtctccttcgaggcggcgtgcttgctcgccggggcgccaccctgggacctggaggcggaggcgctcgctgccgattaccggtggcgtagcgacctccgctctaggggggaagggcgccccggcgaaggagtagttcgagcgcggaggctccaatctcggcggtccgtgctggaggcgtggtctcgccgcttggcggacccgtcggccggcctccgaaccgtcgaggcggtccgcccggttctcgcggactgggtgggccgcgaccgcggatgcctcaccttccggctaacgcagatgcttaccggccatggttgttttggccggtacctctttaagatagccggaagggaaccgacggcgcagtgccaccactgcgcggaccgcgacgaggaagacacagcggaacacacgctggcgcgttgctctggattcgacgagcaacgcgccgccctcgtcgcggtcattggagaggacctctcgctgccgcgcgtcgtggctacgatgctcggcagcgacgcgtcctggaaggcgatgctcgacttctgcgagtccaccatctcgcagaaggaggcggcggagcgagagagggagagctcttccctttccgcaccgatccgtcgccgtcgagccgggggccggaggcgggaatacgcccgtacgtcccggcccctgtagatggcggcctccccccggtgaaggtcaaggggcgacctgagggggtgaggccgcgcggcgcgctaccagcactctagcgcgctgccgtggagtgaatagagcgaccggtcgacggtgtatcgcgtcccgacccggcaggctggttctggtccagcggggtattccgggacaccagcggcaccgtctgggcggcccgacgggctgccgtaccgagacggccgacgtttcagagccttcgattcgcctcgaaggctccgtcggctgggcgtccttggggtgagccgcgccgtctggttgtagtgttgaccgcggtagcccccctacctcatccgggttctgacctcggaggggatcggacgtcgggtgtaagagtgcagaggagtcgtttagtgggtgggctctaaaatccttgggcccgcggtctgctcacaacaccatgcagatcgttgagtctcacataccccgcgcgccccttttgcgcggggacctcgtaggaggttcggccctctacccgaaaaaaaaaaaaaaaaaaaaaaaaggagaaagGAAATGGAGACTTGTAGTAGATTATCGTCAACTTAATAATAGGATACAGGATGATAAGTTTCCGTTACCTAACATCACTGAGATCCTAGATTCGCTATCAaataacatctatttttcaaaattagatCTCAGTCAAGGTTATTATCAACTGTCATTAGACGAAAAATCTAGAAAATATACTGCATTCACAACAGACAAGCAGTATCAAATGAAACGATGTCCAATGGGATTAAAGACATCCCCAAGTGCCTTTGCACGTCTTATGACCATAGCAATGTCAGggttaaattataaatcatgTTTCCTCTACCAAGACGACTGTATTGTGGTAGGTAATTATCTTGAAACGCACAACAAGAATCTCGTAAACATTCCAAAATGTTTACGAAaagtaaatttgaaattaaatccaTTAAAATGTGAATTTTTGCGTAAGGAAATAGTTTATTTAGGTCACAAAATTACTTCAGAAGGTATATTTCCCGAACCATCAAAGGTGACATGCCTGCAAAAATACCCTGTACCACAGAATGTAGACGAAGTCAAGAGATTTGTTGCATTCGCTAACTATTATAGGCGCTTTATTCCAAAATTCGCAGAAATAGCTTATCCTTTGAATGCGTTATGTAAGAAAAACGTACCGTTTGTGTGGAGTGACGAATGCGAGAGATCATTTTATAAGTTAAAAGAGATACTCATTAGTCCGATTGTACTTGACTATCCAGACTTTAGtgacaaaaatacttttacgctaCAAACTGACGCACCAAAACTTGGATTAGGCGCCGTACTGTCTAATAGCAATGGCAAGGTAGTCGCGTATGCCAGCCGTAACTTGAAACCAGCTGAGATGCGGTACCCTGTGATTGAGTT is a genomic window of Bombyx mori chromosome W, ASM3026992v2 containing:
- the LOC134201684 gene encoding uncharacterized protein LOC134201684 isoform X1 produces the protein MTDGFAKEDCRGKIGGGRNKTSEVIIEEAKDFILSLPLLPSHYCRRDSTKLYLPGEFKNITNLHRVYQAHFPNKKTMSFKVFSAWFHKYFNIGFHIPKKDKCVLCISAKSYDCKTEEEMNIIMKHQEEKEESYKRFVFHQKLNKIDNGTVCASFDLQKVLNTPHGESMLLYYTRKFSVYNLTIYESNTQLGICNTWTEADAKRGANEIATCLLAYLKDVDKRGYVKQVILYCDSCFGQNKNKSILAMLRYALTICENINNIQINYLIPGHTYMPVDSMHATIENSLKKTIVWAPSQWPTIMELARKNPEPYVVNVMTGKDFLGFENIVERTYKKNQTINISKICTVTFHKKHANKMFVKTSMLPGTEATEIQLGPLNNVIPKQNLYTSKLPISQKKYTDLKKMIDKNLIPERFAKEYLSLKTSTKVIDCLPDTDEEDD
- the LOC134201684 gene encoding myb-like protein X isoform X2, producing MRSLDNMNNNEDGEPDELKSTSDNQDIVRTPDHRPKDVLENLTPTFRIPKDYLEATAEFFKEISPKLNESQDKDDINIDVIQGCITSDTNNFNFEHCIDNQEQEIISNKNKETISLNTCDDSNIALNVFTAEVCVESKKSSENKNATLDWQLSNKEENFEKDFKDNNHNKLPANKTKGAILNDANADKIESFINSESAQTVTKINKGKNYRKSTTPAPTGKIMKKESISRRSRRKLNFNKSYIDFVAEDDPDIMLLNEAFPSEESNVELSEETASSSDSECNYSKKDKNKTKKKLKKSKKLAMKEHQEILDVEKEHQLQVEKSKCKAHVKKENRYRKNKGEEYFNTKGEIIEKKHVKPNPCAKTNCINNCKEISKERRNSLFTHFWGLNSYQRRKDWIAQCAIRKAIKRPTKNTSSSKSQRY